One region of Eupeodes corollae chromosome 1, idEupCoro1.1, whole genome shotgun sequence genomic DNA includes:
- the LOC129939966 gene encoding uncharacterized protein LOC129939966 isoform X2: MVGIDPSDIGKHQKLIKIAQEDMSQIDVLVCGRCLGVFHFVEEFKDHKRFSCDKETQIRDGPDTKPKIWAFLLWKATQINNKDNNNSSNNSSFNSTLNSSNNQQNSWALYQTWVKMEESIRETWIVAGKTIQSFAKMGHGGLQEMPVKITKTVVDNASNPSTEAKKPQIPQAKQILTNTKVPIITKKQHEEEGNDLSPIRNAVVKKPPLPVQQIPSKLVTSTPIQRAPLIRRAKRTIPNANGETEDEIVEKIVAKRFNPRRKMHEYLVKWESCSHEHNTWEPQVHLENVPQILETFEKQLARQKEQRAAQQAKQQAASLAAAIKVVDLKKDVIKDPNKIEETTKMNLSSPGSDSSRLSRTSKNKAMDQVKQWCADEPVENNAPAGGVANVQTNTPQPMQAAHPVLQTSNFGAGSIPALKRKLDDSDFDESAMIGDEDLEEDLIPSHTVKRMKNGDTVSVRVETKNERAVESKIIKVNGSMKNTSATEQFSADVIITQDTNTSGVVKKAGFNGTTSTNASPKTEAHIRVVSKGETNSGIVRMGSEVAASLTSNVNENGPVQHNNQVTTQTSNTIMTPIHRPQVNKTLTSNPLSNIGNIQITQVQQSNMARSSSPRLINSQTTIARTAPSVTYHQQQQQQQQTRIQAGTPKTVQTNTRVLQSQPRTATIAQRKSQSPGIQQTSPTSGKMIIPRGKVAPGGNTQQQQQQQHQQQSAVARTQTPEQKILQLSKSGDLKVTKKVMSKETTSKQQQVLARHQSQVQIQKVQQIAPPMRHVGAPKQKQSQVKTAVMDVSSFNHEEHQQQALCPITGKILGQVEGTEIHEEQHHQIATMQSGVLQTQLLTTADQQHEQGDFQEMEQSGNLLQLADQQLMTNEDGSPLLVTGEDGTVYQVAGKNAEGQTILVAQGADGEQQFAYVAAAEGDENNVLTLDNAVAEAVAQLSPEQQAEALAAAAAESGQYILKQDDGTTGELVSMSEANEMNPAQQGQLCIQTGSESGESQDQNIPAEVVQADLPSPGGTRRVVLLLQDGTFMITQMQDDEYKSLNIAS; the protein is encoded by the exons ATGGTTGGAATAGATCCTTCCGATATCGGAAAACATCAAAAGCTGATAAAAA TCGCTCAAGAAGATATGTCACAAATCGATGTACTCGTTTGTGGTCGATGCTTAGGCGTCTTTCATTTCGTTGAAGAATTCAAAGACCACAAACGATTTTCATGTGACAAAGAGACACAAATTCGTGATGGTCCAGATACGAAACCCAAAATCTGGGCATTCTTGCTTTGGAAAGCCACtcaaataaataacaaagaTAACAACAACAGTAGCAACAATAGTAGCTTCAACAGTACTCTGAACAGCAGCAATAATCAACAAAATTCATGGGCACTCTATCAAACATGGGTTAAAATGGAAGAAAGTATTCGCGAGACATGGATTGTAGCGGGAAAAACGATACAATCCTTTGCTAAGATGGGTCATGGTGGGCTTCAAGAGATGCcagttaaaataacaaaaaccgtCGTTGATAATGCTTCGAATCCATCTACGGAAGCTAAAA aaCCACAAATTCCACAAGCCAAACAAATTCTAACCAACACCAAGGTCCcgataataacaaaaaaacaacacgaaGAAGAAGGCAATGATCTCTCGCCGATTCGTAATGCGGTTGTGAAAAAACCACCACTGCCAGTTCAGCAGATCCCTAGTAAATTGGTTACCAGTACACCCATTCAACGTGCACCTTTAAT TCGTCGTGCCAAGCGAACCATTCCCAATGCAAATGGAGAAACAGAAGATGAAATCGTTGAGAAAATTGTCGCCAAACGTTTTAATCCCCGGAGAAAAATGCATGAGTACTTGGTCAAGTGGGAATCGTGTTCGCATGAGCACAATACTTGGGAACCGCAGGTTCACTTGGAGAATGTTCCACAAATCTTGGAAACCTTCGAAAAACAACTTGCCCGTCAAAAAGAGCAACGAGCCGCACAACAGGCTAAGCAACAGGCAGCCAGTCTCGCTGCCGCCATCAAAGTGGTGGACTTGAAGAAAGATGTCATAAAAGATCCGAATAAAATAGAAGAGACAACCAAAATGAATTTATCATCGCCCGGAAGTGATTCAAGTCGATTGTCGAGAACGTCCAAAAACAAGGCTATGGATCAAGTGAAACAGTGGTGTGCCGATGAACCAGTGGAGAATAATGCCCCAGCAGGTGGTGTAGCAAATGTACAAACGAACACCCCACAGCCCATGCAAGCTGCACATCCCGTCTTACAAACAAGTAATTTCGGTGCTGGAAGCATCCCGGCTTTGAAGAGAAAGCTGGACGATAGTGATTTCGATGAATCAGCGATGATTGGCGACGAGGACTTGGAGGAGGACCTCATCCCGTCGCACACGGTGAAAAGAATGAAAAATGGCGACACCGTCTCGGTGAGGGTTGAGACGAAAAATGAGCGTGCTGTTGAG tcgaaaataataaaagtcaaTGGAAGCATGAAGAACACAAGCGCAACAGAACAGTTTTCAGCTGATGTGATCATCACTCAAGACACCAACACTTCTGGAGTTGTCAAAAAGGCTGGCTTCAATGGGACAACATCAACAAAT gCTTCACCAAAAACTGAAGCTCACATTCGCGTTGTTTCGAAGGGAGAAACAAATAGCGGAATTGTCCGAATGGGTAGCGAAGTTGCTGCATCCTTAACTTCAAATGTAAATGAAAATGGCCCCGTTCAACACAACAACCAAGTCACCACGCAAACTTCGAATACAATTATGACTCCAATTCATCGTCCTCAAGTTAATAAAACCCTGACTTCTAATCCCCTGTCAAATATTGGAAACATTCAAATAACGCAGGTCCAACAATCGAACATGGCTAGAAGCTCGAGTCCACGACTTATAAATAGTCAAACGACAATTGCACGTACCGCACCATCTGTAACGTAtcatcaacagcaacagcagcaacaacagacCCGAATTCAAGCGGGAACACCCAAAACAGTGCAGACAAATACTCGTGTGCTCCAAAGTCAACCACGAACGGCGACCATTGCTCAAAGAAAATCCCAATCGCCAGGCATTCAACAGACATCGCCAACGTCTGGAAAAATGATTATTCCTCGAGGCAAGGTAGCACCTGGTGGAAacacacaacaacaacagcagcaacaacatcaacaacaatcaGCAGTTGCCCGTACTCAAACTCCAGAGCAAAAGATTCTGCAACTCTCGAAATCTGGTGACTTGAAAGTGACAAAGAAAGTTATGTCGAAGGAAACTACTTCGAAACAACAACAAGTCCTTGCCAGGCACCAATCACAGGTTCAGATACAGAAAGTCCAACAAATTGCGCCACCCATGCGACATGTCGGGGCGCCGAAACAGAAGCAGTCTCAGGTGAAGACGGCGGTGATGGATGTTTCGTCATTTAACCATGAGGAACACCAGCAGCAGGCCTTGTGTCCTATCACTG GTAAAATACTTGGACAGGTAGAAGGAACGGAAATCCACGAGGAGCAACACCATCAAATCGCAACAATGCAATCGGGCGTTCTGCAAACGCAGCTGCTCACGACCGCCGATCAGCAACACGAACAGGGCGACTTCCAGGAAATGGAGCAATCTGGCAATCTTTTACAGCTTGCTGATCAGCAACTCATGACCAACGAAGATGGCTCACCATTGCTTGTTACAGGGGAGGACGGCACCGTCTATCAAGTGGCCGGCAAAAATGCCGAGGGACAAACGATACTTGTTGCTCAAGGGGCTGATGGGGAACAGCAATTCGCGTATGTAGCTGCCGCCGAGGGTGACGAGAACAATGTTCTCACGCTAGATAATGCTGTGGCCGAAGCTGTAGCACAACTATCACCCGAACAACAAGCTGAAGCGCTGGCCGCCGCTGCTGCTGAATCTGGCCAGTACATTTTGAAACAAGATGATGGCACCACAGGCGAATTGGTTAGTATGAGCGAAGCAAACGAAATGAATCCCGCGCAACAAGGTCAACTGTGCATTCAGACAGGCAGCGAAAGTGGCGAATCACAAGATCAAAATATACCCGCTGAAGTTGTTCAAGCTGATCTCCCATCACCTG gcggAACAAGACGCGTCGTTCTATTACTGCAAGATGGTACGTTTATGATAACTCAAATGCAGGACGATGAATACAAGTCTCTTAATATAGCGTCATAA
- the LOC129939966 gene encoding uncharacterized protein LOC129939966 isoform X1 yields MVGIDPSDIGKHQKLIKIAQEDMSQIDVLVCGRCLGVFHFVEEFKDHKRFSCDKETQIRDGPDTKPKIWAFLLWKATQINNKDNNNSSNNSSFNSTLNSSNNQQNSWALYQTWVKMEESIRETWIVAGKTIQSFAKMGHGGLQEMPVKITKTVVDNASNPSTEAKKPQIPQAKQILTNTKVPIITKKQHEEEGNDLSPIRNAVVKKPPLPVQQIPSKLVTSTPIQRAPLISRRAKRTIPNANGETEDEIVEKIVAKRFNPRRKMHEYLVKWESCSHEHNTWEPQVHLENVPQILETFEKQLARQKEQRAAQQAKQQAASLAAAIKVVDLKKDVIKDPNKIEETTKMNLSSPGSDSSRLSRTSKNKAMDQVKQWCADEPVENNAPAGGVANVQTNTPQPMQAAHPVLQTSNFGAGSIPALKRKLDDSDFDESAMIGDEDLEEDLIPSHTVKRMKNGDTVSVRVETKNERAVESKIIKVNGSMKNTSATEQFSADVIITQDTNTSGVVKKAGFNGTTSTNASPKTEAHIRVVSKGETNSGIVRMGSEVAASLTSNVNENGPVQHNNQVTTQTSNTIMTPIHRPQVNKTLTSNPLSNIGNIQITQVQQSNMARSSSPRLINSQTTIARTAPSVTYHQQQQQQQQTRIQAGTPKTVQTNTRVLQSQPRTATIAQRKSQSPGIQQTSPTSGKMIIPRGKVAPGGNTQQQQQQQHQQQSAVARTQTPEQKILQLSKSGDLKVTKKVMSKETTSKQQQVLARHQSQVQIQKVQQIAPPMRHVGAPKQKQSQVKTAVMDVSSFNHEEHQQQALCPITGKILGQVEGTEIHEEQHHQIATMQSGVLQTQLLTTADQQHEQGDFQEMEQSGNLLQLADQQLMTNEDGSPLLVTGEDGTVYQVAGKNAEGQTILVAQGADGEQQFAYVAAAEGDENNVLTLDNAVAEAVAQLSPEQQAEALAAAAAESGQYILKQDDGTTGELVSMSEANEMNPAQQGQLCIQTGSESGESQDQNIPAEVVQADLPSPGGTRRVVLLLQDGTFMITQMQDDEYKSLNIAS; encoded by the exons ATGGTTGGAATAGATCCTTCCGATATCGGAAAACATCAAAAGCTGATAAAAA TCGCTCAAGAAGATATGTCACAAATCGATGTACTCGTTTGTGGTCGATGCTTAGGCGTCTTTCATTTCGTTGAAGAATTCAAAGACCACAAACGATTTTCATGTGACAAAGAGACACAAATTCGTGATGGTCCAGATACGAAACCCAAAATCTGGGCATTCTTGCTTTGGAAAGCCACtcaaataaataacaaagaTAACAACAACAGTAGCAACAATAGTAGCTTCAACAGTACTCTGAACAGCAGCAATAATCAACAAAATTCATGGGCACTCTATCAAACATGGGTTAAAATGGAAGAAAGTATTCGCGAGACATGGATTGTAGCGGGAAAAACGATACAATCCTTTGCTAAGATGGGTCATGGTGGGCTTCAAGAGATGCcagttaaaataacaaaaaccgtCGTTGATAATGCTTCGAATCCATCTACGGAAGCTAAAA aaCCACAAATTCCACAAGCCAAACAAATTCTAACCAACACCAAGGTCCcgataataacaaaaaaacaacacgaaGAAGAAGGCAATGATCTCTCGCCGATTCGTAATGCGGTTGTGAAAAAACCACCACTGCCAGTTCAGCAGATCCCTAGTAAATTGGTTACCAGTACACCCATTCAACGTGCACCTTTAAT TAGTCGTCGTGCCAAGCGAACCATTCCCAATGCAAATGGAGAAACAGAAGATGAAATCGTTGAGAAAATTGTCGCCAAACGTTTTAATCCCCGGAGAAAAATGCATGAGTACTTGGTCAAGTGGGAATCGTGTTCGCATGAGCACAATACTTGGGAACCGCAGGTTCACTTGGAGAATGTTCCACAAATCTTGGAAACCTTCGAAAAACAACTTGCCCGTCAAAAAGAGCAACGAGCCGCACAACAGGCTAAGCAACAGGCAGCCAGTCTCGCTGCCGCCATCAAAGTGGTGGACTTGAAGAAAGATGTCATAAAAGATCCGAATAAAATAGAAGAGACAACCAAAATGAATTTATCATCGCCCGGAAGTGATTCAAGTCGATTGTCGAGAACGTCCAAAAACAAGGCTATGGATCAAGTGAAACAGTGGTGTGCCGATGAACCAGTGGAGAATAATGCCCCAGCAGGTGGTGTAGCAAATGTACAAACGAACACCCCACAGCCCATGCAAGCTGCACATCCCGTCTTACAAACAAGTAATTTCGGTGCTGGAAGCATCCCGGCTTTGAAGAGAAAGCTGGACGATAGTGATTTCGATGAATCAGCGATGATTGGCGACGAGGACTTGGAGGAGGACCTCATCCCGTCGCACACGGTGAAAAGAATGAAAAATGGCGACACCGTCTCGGTGAGGGTTGAGACGAAAAATGAGCGTGCTGTTGAG tcgaaaataataaaagtcaaTGGAAGCATGAAGAACACAAGCGCAACAGAACAGTTTTCAGCTGATGTGATCATCACTCAAGACACCAACACTTCTGGAGTTGTCAAAAAGGCTGGCTTCAATGGGACAACATCAACAAAT gCTTCACCAAAAACTGAAGCTCACATTCGCGTTGTTTCGAAGGGAGAAACAAATAGCGGAATTGTCCGAATGGGTAGCGAAGTTGCTGCATCCTTAACTTCAAATGTAAATGAAAATGGCCCCGTTCAACACAACAACCAAGTCACCACGCAAACTTCGAATACAATTATGACTCCAATTCATCGTCCTCAAGTTAATAAAACCCTGACTTCTAATCCCCTGTCAAATATTGGAAACATTCAAATAACGCAGGTCCAACAATCGAACATGGCTAGAAGCTCGAGTCCACGACTTATAAATAGTCAAACGACAATTGCACGTACCGCACCATCTGTAACGTAtcatcaacagcaacagcagcaacaacagacCCGAATTCAAGCGGGAACACCCAAAACAGTGCAGACAAATACTCGTGTGCTCCAAAGTCAACCACGAACGGCGACCATTGCTCAAAGAAAATCCCAATCGCCAGGCATTCAACAGACATCGCCAACGTCTGGAAAAATGATTATTCCTCGAGGCAAGGTAGCACCTGGTGGAAacacacaacaacaacagcagcaacaacatcaacaacaatcaGCAGTTGCCCGTACTCAAACTCCAGAGCAAAAGATTCTGCAACTCTCGAAATCTGGTGACTTGAAAGTGACAAAGAAAGTTATGTCGAAGGAAACTACTTCGAAACAACAACAAGTCCTTGCCAGGCACCAATCACAGGTTCAGATACAGAAAGTCCAACAAATTGCGCCACCCATGCGACATGTCGGGGCGCCGAAACAGAAGCAGTCTCAGGTGAAGACGGCGGTGATGGATGTTTCGTCATTTAACCATGAGGAACACCAGCAGCAGGCCTTGTGTCCTATCACTG GTAAAATACTTGGACAGGTAGAAGGAACGGAAATCCACGAGGAGCAACACCATCAAATCGCAACAATGCAATCGGGCGTTCTGCAAACGCAGCTGCTCACGACCGCCGATCAGCAACACGAACAGGGCGACTTCCAGGAAATGGAGCAATCTGGCAATCTTTTACAGCTTGCTGATCAGCAACTCATGACCAACGAAGATGGCTCACCATTGCTTGTTACAGGGGAGGACGGCACCGTCTATCAAGTGGCCGGCAAAAATGCCGAGGGACAAACGATACTTGTTGCTCAAGGGGCTGATGGGGAACAGCAATTCGCGTATGTAGCTGCCGCCGAGGGTGACGAGAACAATGTTCTCACGCTAGATAATGCTGTGGCCGAAGCTGTAGCACAACTATCACCCGAACAACAAGCTGAAGCGCTGGCCGCCGCTGCTGCTGAATCTGGCCAGTACATTTTGAAACAAGATGATGGCACCACAGGCGAATTGGTTAGTATGAGCGAAGCAAACGAAATGAATCCCGCGCAACAAGGTCAACTGTGCATTCAGACAGGCAGCGAAAGTGGCGAATCACAAGATCAAAATATACCCGCTGAAGTTGTTCAAGCTGATCTCCCATCACCTG gcggAACAAGACGCGTCGTTCTATTACTGCAAGATGGTACGTTTATGATAACTCAAATGCAGGACGATGAATACAAGTCTCTTAATATAGCGTCATAA